tgtttttaatctttaatttttgtctctacgtctcatttaatgaaaaattgCGGACCAAAGTATTCTTATGCACTGATCTACGAAACCAGAAATTCTGGGTTCGATCCCTAGCAGAGGCGGTGAATTCACTTGGCATAAGTTGATAGAATCTTTGCCTTGTCGTGCATAAGTTCAGTAGGAATTTAATTATCTgacataagttgtgtagtaactAATTCGTAAGACAATTTTAGAGAACCTTTGCCTTTTTCAGCATAAATTTTATAGGAATTAAATTTTCTGACATAAGTTGTGCAGTCTCAATTCCGGCATAAGTTGTGTAATCTCAAGCGAATTAGTTACTATACAACTTATATCGGAAAATTTAGTTCATACAAAAATTAtactagacaaaaaaaaaaaaaaaaaacaatatccAAAGTGACTGTAAAGACCGCCGTACGTTAATAGTGACCGTCCAAATTTAGGACGCGTCCAAACACGACCGTGCGCTCTGTCAAGCAGTCTACGGTGCGCTTTCTCCTAGCAGAGGCGGTGAATTCACTTGGCATAAGTTGATAGAATCTTTGCCTTGTCGTGCATAAGTTCAGTAGGAATTTAATTATCTgacataagttgtgtagtaactAATTCGTAAGACAATTTTAGAGAACCTTTGCCTTTTTCAGCATAAATTTTATAGGAATTAAATTTTCTGACATAAGTTGTGCAGTCTCAATTCCGGCATAAGTTGTGTAATCTCAAGCGAATTAGTTACTATACAACTTATATCGGAAAATTTAGTTCATACAAAAATTAtactagacaaaaaaaaaaaaaaaaaacaatatccAAAGTGACTGTAAAGACCGCCGTACGTTAATAGTGACCGTCCAAATTTAGGACGCGTCCAAACACGACCGTGCGCTCTGTCAAGCAGTCTACGGTGCGCTTTCTCCTTCCAAGGCAATGCACTCAATCGTGCATGTACCAACGTGGATCCAACCAAATGGGACCGCTCCTCACATTTCCCGCCAGTTTATTGGCTCCACGGGGTCAGAAGCACACGTAATCAGGCTCGGCGATTCAACCATCCATATGTACCCTTTATATAGGCTGGTATTGGTCTCTATATGTCCGATGTGGTACTtcagattatttcccatttcacTGAGACGGATTTAAAATTTAACTCTTGGGTTCAACTTTTAAAATTTTTTAGCATTAAACcattatatttataaagttatgagttcatatctACTAGTTATTGtaaatttaataaatttttacatataaatttatacacCGCATCGAAAATTTGGGGTTCAAATTATAATGCTCCATCCGCCTCTGCCTGTTCACTTCCATTAGTCGAGTCTCCTCATGAGTAATCGACTCCCTGCTTTTTTCAAAGTCTTTCTAACTCGTTTAATTTGTCGTAAACACCCTACTTCTCTAAAACCAAACAAGGACTAGCTACAAAGAAAATGCATGAATCAACTACCCAAATTTGATGAAAAAGGGGTCAAGTTTAAACTTGGAACATAATAAACTAAAACAAATGCTGGCATTTTCATAATATCAAAGGGCAATATTAGTTAATAAATCGACGATGACACACTTACAAATTGATTTCTAGATCTAAGGTGTAGGCAGATGAAATGTTGCCCTATAGGTAGATACATTCCCAAAGCTAGTCCGCAAAAACGTGTTAAACATTTCTTTTTACCACCATAAGCCTATAACTGCCTTCGAATTTCATGGCACGTGAACTCTTTCCTATACTACCCCCTATGATGGGATGTTGAAGTGGAAGAGCCAAGAGATGACAAACGCGAATACCATACAAGCTAAGATGAAATTCAAGAACCGATGACCATTCAAACAAGTTCGAGCTTCTGAAGTTGCTGACACCGGTGCAGACACTGCACTTGTAGCCACCGCGCTTGATTCATTAGTTTGCTGTGCTGACTCAACATCATTTGGACCAACAACGTTGCGTGCGATGGAATTGCATATTTCACAAGTCCTGAAAAAACAACTTCAAATGTTAAACTAATTCCAAGGGCAGATAGCCAGATACTTGAGCTAATAGAAGAATCACAATAACTGTTTCTGAGTAAACTTTAACATACTGGAAAAAGATGAAACCGAGTGGGAATATGTAAAAGAACAAGAGTGGAAAGAATTCCAATGTCGACACAAGTTACACAGAAGCATAAAGATGGAATCAGATAAATAAGGGTTGTGCAGATGCCCCAGATTGAACAAATACCAAACTTTTTTGTCAGAAGATACTTATCCTTTAGAACATAGAAGAACTAAATTCGAAAAATTAGGACTGCCATAAGATTATGGTATCCTATCCAAGTTTGTACTCTTTAGCACTTCCATGTTTTCTAACTAGACGTCTGTTCATATAACTGGAGATACTTAGCATATTACGCTAACTATTTTGGCAGAAGTTTAAGGCTTAAGCTGTCATTTCTCATGATTGTCGAATTACCTACCAAGGTCCTTGTCTAACTAGGTTTTCTAATTACTGAATGATGAGAATATGTAATTCTCTCAAAAGAGATAAAATCTACAATTATGTGGCTCTTCCCTGAACCCTGCTAACATGGGATGTTTTGTGCACCAGGCTGCCCTTTTTTTACGTTGCTCCACAAGAACTAGTCATAAATTTGACCAGGAAGATAACCGAAATGCATTTATCAGACAATTTATTTTGAAAAGGGGGAAAAGAAGACAATTGATGTTGCCATCGGAAAAAAATATACTACTCCATAACAGATTGACGGTCAAATCTCAGTTATTCACTTGCAACCATACTGAGAAGGAATGACAAGCAAAacaaaattagtaagaatataaCAAACTAACCCTTATGATGACAATGGGTCAACGACTCTTGAGGTTTTATAGAAACATTTACTGACTTAATAATGCAGATCATGCTACAAAATACAACGTCAGGAACATTAAATCAGCTCCTCCAGTGAAGGGAGGAAGTTCCAAAGTAGAGCATACCAGACAGCAGTAGCGAGAGTAATcaacatgtgtgtgtgtgtatgcagATATTCATATAGAACGACAACTATTTTTGTAAGTTAGTATGTCTGTACATACTTAAATGCACGTGTCTGTACATACTTAAATGCACTTATGGACACTTGAAAAGTATCGTATGTCAGTGAGATTTCACTCACTAGTCACTACACAGATCTATCAGTAAATCAACTGTATGGATGGGAAAATTACCAAACAAAGTGCAACGGAACCAAGGAATGAAGTCAGTAAACTTTAATGGCCAATTGATACAATATGGTTTTGGAGACCGGTTTTACCACAGCGGTCTGTTGGAATAATGAACACTTCGTTCAGTGGCTTTATAGCTGAATAATGATCACAaacataaaacaaaacaaaaatattcAAGACAAATATCAAAATAAACAGAACAGATCATAGTGCGAATATTTACTTTTTCCACAATACTAGGACTGAAGGAGAATTTGATCATTATATCCTTATCTTCAAAAGTAGCATTTTTACTGGGAAAAGCACACACGCAGTTCATTATGCACAACAGGGTTCAGCTATTTCTAATTGGAGACGAAAAGCATGGATTATCGTGTTTAAAACTAGTGCTACTTCTCTGTTAATATCACCTTACTATTTTGTGTTAAAGATTGCATATGCATCTTGATTCTTCAAAGACCAATAAATCAAAATTAAGTTTTGGAGATTCCAACAATCAAAATTTTCAAGCTGTCCAAAACAATGTAGCAGTTCCATGTCCAAATTTATATAGCACATTTACAAGATTGTTTGCTTTTTAATTCCATTTGATCCTTTCAATTACTTGGTCGTTATCAGAGCAAAAGGACGAATTTAAGTAGCCATAATTTCAAATAACTTCGTTTCCGATGAGATCACACATTTTGTACAGTGAGTACTAATAACGTGCGTCTCTAGTGTGCACTTCTTAAAAAATCAAAAGACTCATTGATGAAAGTTTCTACCTGAAAATGACACTAGAATCTTGACTGTGTAAACATCAGAAGTCACTGTCAGAGAATAGATAATCAAAGTAAAGATCTAGTATCTAAGTAATAGAATATGCAGAGTGGAAGACAGCAAAATATTATCATATTGAGGGGGAAAATAAAATTATTGCTTTATCCACTAAGGTCAAATCTTCACTTTGATAAAACAAAAGTGCATATCAAATATCAGGAAGAGCTTAGAAACTAAAGACAATTAGAGGGCATGGTAGGGAAAATTGTCGGTGTAATTAGAATACATCCTAATTCTTTCCATAAAGTAATTAAAAGTCCTAATGATACTTGTCAAGTTACCATTGATTTAGTCTCTcacttttcattttatttattccCTTCAGATTCTTTTATTAACATTTCCTCTTTTTCCCATAAAATAAACCATGCTATCTCTTTCCCAAGAGAACAGACATCACAGACCAAACGTTTACGTTACCCTGCCGAAAAAAAAGGGTTATTCTAACAGATCATGTACTGCCAGTTTCAATAAAAAAATCAAACACTTCCAACAGAAGATTCAACAAATCATTTTCATTGCAAACCATTAAGTGAAAAAGAATCTAGAACAAAAAGAGAAGCCATAGTAGCAATTAAATAATAATGTGTTTCAAGATGGTAACTTTACCACTTAAGCATCTGGATTGATCACATAGGCAACTTAATGTATAATTCAGAGACCATATATTATACAAATAAATCAAACACTTCCAACAGAAGATTCAACAAATCATTTTCATTGAAAACCATTAAGGGCAGAAGAATCTAGAACAGAAGAAAAGCCATTGAAGGAAATATGCAGGCAATTATACTTGAAGACCAGAAAATTAAACAACAACTATCACTTAAGCATCCAGATTAATCACATAGGCAATCTAATGCATCAAAATCAGAGACCATAGGTTAAATTAAAGGCAGAAACTTGAAAAATTAACTAAGGTTTTGCTCTACTCActtatttcctttgattttgaaccATGCCTCAGCACAATGCCTATGTGCAGCAGCCAAATCATCTTTACAAGAACATCCTAATTCAATGGCAACACCAGATTCAGGAGTATCAGAACTCAACAAACTCAAATGACAAATCCTACAATCTCTTTCAATAATTTTCCCAACATGCAACTTTGTTTCACCATTTCCATTTTCTAAATCCACTGATCTATCAGACTCAGCTACAGATGAAACTCTTCTAGACTCTACCATAGCTTCACCAATCTCAGACTCAGTAGCACAAGCAAAACTATAATCATCATAATTTGAACCATCAACAGTTGAATAAAACTGAGAATAACAAGAACCCTCATCTGCATCAGAGAAACAAACACTACCCTCTTCACTGCTACCACTGGTGCCAGCCTCTAAATCAACATGAGACACATCTACACTTGCCATTTTCAACAACCCAAATCAAGAAAACTAAAACTTTGAAGGATTTCAACTTCCAAGATTCAATTCTCTCCCCATTTTAACAACCccacagcaaaaaaaaaaaaaaaacttaaaaatcaAAACTTTGAAGGGTTTCAACTTCCAAGATTCAATTTTCTCTCCATTTTAACAACCCAAAAGCAAAAAAACCTTAAAAATCAAAACTTTGAAGGTATTTCAACTTCCAAGATTCAATTCTCTCCCATTTTGACAACCAATAAGCAAAAAGAACCTAAAAAGTCAAAACTGTGAAGGGTTTCAACTTCCAAAATTCAATTTTCTCCCCATTTTAACAACcccatagcaaaaaaaaaaaaaaaaaaaccttaaatATAGAAACATTGAAAGATTTCAACTTCAAAGATTCAATTCTCTTCACATTTCAACAACCCATAACCAAGAAAACACTTTTTAAAACCATAAAAGTTGAAACTTTGAAGGATTTCAACtcccaagattttttttttttaataccctTTTTAGTGTTGCATGAGTTAAGGCCCCAATGCCTCACTTCTAGCTCTATTAATAAGAAAAAATAAGGAAGTTGAGTGATGGATTAGGTGACACATTAACACCCCATTTTCTAAAGTTTAGCAGCAAAGCAAAAAAGAAAGCAAAGAGAGGTAAAAATGTTTTAGTTCAAGAATTATATGGAAAGTGATGAGCAGAGTTTGAGGAGGAAAAAAACAAGAACGTAAAAGAGAGTCATATGGTTCTGTTAAGAGTAGATGTGTTTTATGGCCCGCTTTTGAGACATGACAATGATTGTACTCTAGTTGGTGAAGTAACAAGTACTTTGTCAAATTATCTGGACCGTCTATTCAAGatctttgtttttatttttttatttttttttagatgTGAAAAGTGAAAATAAAAATCTGTGATGGATACTTTGGTTtttcttagtaggcgtttggccatgaaaaaataaatatttttaattttatttagtaagcATTTGGTCAtgaatatcatttttttttttactttttttggaattttaaagttggagttgaagatggagttgtgtttggttatagtttttgcaaataatatttggttatttgaatgtattgaaagtgaaaaaagtgaaaacggGTTTTTGGTGtttttgtatttgaaattttcatggccaaactttgattccaaataaagtgaaaaagttttccggaaaaaagtaaaaatttctcatggccaaacgggtccttagaattttgaagttgaagatgaagttgtgtttgatttatagtttttgcaaagaatgtttagttgtttgaatgtactgaaagtgaaaaaagtgaaaatagagttTTAGGTATTTTGTTGTATTTGAATTTTCATGACAAaacgttgattttcaaataaatttttgaaaaaagtgaaaatcaACAGGTCCTTACaatatttttttacttttctagTTTCTCGTTTCAATAGTTTCTGTTCGTGGTGAAAATGATTGTGGTTGGTGTAaattgtaatcgtttgtggagtAAGATAATTATAAGCATTCGAGTAGTggtttcttttttctccttttttaaatatattttccCAATCTCTTTGGAGTTGGTGAATCTGGGCagtgaattattttgataaaaatgaTGGGCTATCTTTATGAGTTATTTGTTGAAATTGTGAAACTGAGGAAAAAATTATCTTTTTTCTTCCCCGCTCAATACATTTGTGCACCTTCTAGTTATTTACTCCTTTTTTTCCCTTTTATATCATTGAATATATTTTTGTTAGACTATTGTGTAAGTTTACCTTTTTCAGGTATTGTATTGTCTTATTTGCGACCTTAATACCATATTTACGAAAAACAATTATAGACCAACCTCCGTGTTCTTGATTCTGACAATCGGGTCAGTGTGGATCTTATATCTTTTGTACTATTCTATTCTATAATTTATGTTTTACGTTTGGTAGGTATTATTGGCTTGTCATTTAGCATAGAATTGTAGAAAACTACATAAccattaatttaatatttttactttttaatttatgTGATTCACTTTTTTTCCGTCTAGTTCAaaagaataatatatttttatatttacaaaTAATTCAAATTTAAACTGTTGATTTTATCCTTCAAGAAAAAAATTTAACTATGCAAATATCTATAAATTATTTTAATTCATAAACTTTAAAAAATCTATTGTTTTTTAAACTCCGCCCAGACTGCGCACACAATTTCAAACTTTTTGGTGGAGTTGCTTTTGCGTATAATTTAGTTACAATAGCATAGACTTGTAAAGTCCTCTAAAGTCAACTTGACTCCCAAACCAAAATTTACGTTAAAGTTTGGAGTAAGAAGAATGAAATTTTGCCTGATTTTCCAACCAAATTTTACGTCAAAGTTTGGTCTAAACTATAAAGAAGTAAGAAGAACGACTTTTTGACTGATTTGccaactaagagcccgtttggattggcttacagcttaaagctgtttgcagcttataagctgctttagataaactaagtcaaatgggtccaattatttttttgagcttattttaagcataaaatgactttaagctggccagccaaacactcaaaaaagctgaaaacagcttataagtcaacttataagccaatccaaacgggctctaatacAACAAGTCTATGCTATTGTAACTAAACTATGCATATAATAATATTGTTCTTCATCCCACTTTAATGAATAAATGAAGGAGTTAGATTATTGTGTTGTTATAACTTATAATTAATACACATTATTATTTCTGTCTTTTTGTACTATTAGCGATGGTATTGTACTCCTACATTGTGCTGAGCAAATCTAGAGAACAATTAAACAATTCTTTAATAAAATACAGTAAGGACTAAAAGGAGTTTTACTTTGACATTGCAAAATATTAATATCCACCATCTAGTTTTCAGTATAATTTCATGTTTATTATCAGCTTTACTTTAAATAGACCAATAAATTCTGAGATAATTAAAGAAATAGTAATAATAATTGGGTGAGAACTCACTACCTACCTTAGTAGAGAAAACTCTTGGAATATCATATTTTTGTGTATC
The nucleotide sequence above comes from Lycium barbarum isolate Lr01 chromosome 3, ASM1917538v2, whole genome shotgun sequence. Encoded proteins:
- the LOC132630617 gene encoding uncharacterized protein LOC132630617; its protein translation is MASVDVSHVDLEAGTSGSSEEGSVCFSDADEGSCYSQFYSTVDGSNYDDYSFACATESEIGEAMVESRRVSSVAESDRSVDLENGNGETKLHVGKIIERDCRICHLSLLSSDTPESGVAIELGCSCKDDLAAAHRHCAEAWFKIKGNKTCEICNSIARNVVGPNDVESAQQTNESSAVATSAVSAPVSATSEARTCLNGHRFLNFILACMVFAFVISWLFHFNIPS